Proteins from a single region of Pangasianodon hypophthalmus isolate fPanHyp1 chromosome 7, fPanHyp1.pri, whole genome shotgun sequence:
- the prps1b gene encoding ribose-phosphate pyrophosphokinase 1 isoform X2 — MLSVAGADHIITMDLHASQIQGFFDIPVDNLYAEPAVLKWIKENIPEWKNCTIVSPDAGGAKRVTSIADRLNVDFALIHKERKKANEVDRMVLVGDVKDRVAILVDDMADTCGTICHAADKLISAGATKVYAILTHGIFSGPAISRINNACFEAVVVTNTIPQEEKMKHCPKIQVIDISMILAEAIRRTHNGESVSYLFSHVPL; from the exons ATGCTGTCGGTCGCAGGAGCAGATCATATCATTACCATGGATCTGCATGCCTCTCAGATACAG GGTTTTTTCGACATACCTGTGGACAACCTGTACGCTGAGCCTGCTGTGCTGAAGTGGATTAAGGAAAATATCCCCGAATGGAAGAACTGCACCATTGTCTCTCCAGATGCTGGAGGAGCTAAAAG GGTCACGTCTATAGCAGACAGGCTGAATGTTGACTTTGCCCTCATTCACAAAGAGAGGAAGAAGGCTAATGAGGTGGATCGCATGGTGTTGGTGGGAGACGTGAAAGACCGGGTGGCTATCTTGGTTGACGACATGGCTGACACATGTGGTACCATCTGCCATGCCGCTGACAA GTTAATTTCAGCCGGGGCTACCAAGGTGTATGCTATCCTTACCCATGGCATTTTCTCAGGGCCCGCCATATCGCGCATCAACAACGCCTGCTTCGAAGCTGTAGTTGTGACCAACACCATTCCACAGGAAGAGAAGATGAAGCATTGTCCCAAAATACAG GTCATCGACATTTCAATGATCCTTGCAGAGGCTATTCGGAGGACCCACAACGGCGAGTCAGTCTCGTATCTCTTCAGCCATGTCCCCTTGTAA
- the prps1b gene encoding ribose-phosphate pyrophosphokinase 1 isoform X1 has protein sequence MPNIKIFSGSSHQDLSQRIADRLGLELGKVVTKKFSNQETCVEIGESVRGEDVYIVQSGCGEINDNLMELLIMINACKIASASRVTAVIPCFPYARQDKKDKSRAPISAKLVANMLSVAGADHIITMDLHASQIQGFFDIPVDNLYAEPAVLKWIKENIPEWKNCTIVSPDAGGAKRVTSIADRLNVDFALIHKERKKANEVDRMVLVGDVKDRVAILVDDMADTCGTICHAADKLISAGATKVYAILTHGIFSGPAISRINNACFEAVVVTNTIPQEEKMKHCPKIQVIDISMILAEAIRRTHNGESVSYLFSHVPL, from the exons ATGCCGAATATTAAGATTTTCAGCGGGAGCTCCCACCAGGATTTGTCTCAGAGAATCGCCGACCGCCTCGGACTCGAGCTGGGGAAGGTCGTCACGAAAAAGTTCAGCAACCAAGAAACATG CGTGGAGATTGGAGAGAGCGTACGTGGCGAGGACGTGTACATCGTACAGAGCGGCTGTGGAGAGATCAACGACAACTTGATGGAGTTGCTGATTATGATCAACGCCTGCAAGATAGCATCCGCCTCCCGTGTCACCGCGGTCATCCCCTGTTTTCCTTACGCCCGTCAAGACAAAAAGGATAAG AGCCGAGCGCCAATCTCCGCCAAGCTGGTGGCCAACATGCTGTCGGTCGCAGGAGCAGATCATATCATTACCATGGATCTGCATGCCTCTCAGATACAG GGTTTTTTCGACATACCTGTGGACAACCTGTACGCTGAGCCTGCTGTGCTGAAGTGGATTAAGGAAAATATCCCCGAATGGAAGAACTGCACCATTGTCTCTCCAGATGCTGGAGGAGCTAAAAG GGTCACGTCTATAGCAGACAGGCTGAATGTTGACTTTGCCCTCATTCACAAAGAGAGGAAGAAGGCTAATGAGGTGGATCGCATGGTGTTGGTGGGAGACGTGAAAGACCGGGTGGCTATCTTGGTTGACGACATGGCTGACACATGTGGTACCATCTGCCATGCCGCTGACAA GTTAATTTCAGCCGGGGCTACCAAGGTGTATGCTATCCTTACCCATGGCATTTTCTCAGGGCCCGCCATATCGCGCATCAACAACGCCTGCTTCGAAGCTGTAGTTGTGACCAACACCATTCCACAGGAAGAGAAGATGAAGCATTGTCCCAAAATACAG GTCATCGACATTTCAATGATCCTTGCAGAGGCTATTCGGAGGACCCACAACGGCGAGTCAGTCTCGTATCTCTTCAGCCATGTCCCCTTGTAA